In one window of Syngnathus typhle isolate RoL2023-S1 ecotype Sweden linkage group LG7, RoL_Styp_1.0, whole genome shotgun sequence DNA:
- the c2cd4a gene encoding C2 calcium-dependent domain-containing protein 4A encodes MWVVEKIRVSMESSVPPVSSTELSFKISDIIFGDKSDKNKRISFFPNVITPDNIPEFCIPPTIPSLQEVKNPEQGRAARAGKASHCEVEAAHYEAPKPHIIQVESVDEGPFDGCSDEETTNADPQSQAALSLPHMAKAQTCYGFCTLLESPHTRRKESLFHSDPGSSPLLLPRSRSATCSKVTSSASPSPSSFSLNTLTSRLSPRGHHLNWQGAADSDTTSSTESSPFSSPLLTRCPAKSSIFKTLSHELLLSRNIRKAMVSRNNSLSTDEGSSTDNSPNVMRRASDALGEGLPGCYSLAPPNIFPVDLTLHKERAMKEKMVPIGKEGSLRLSAEYCPDNQRLRVRLISAEGLYPLSVDCKIINCSVSISLSPGKVQKQRSTVIRKSRNPIFNEDFFFDGISEEDLAARSLRFKVVNKMSTLKRDYMLGSCDLPLGSLVTLSN; translated from the coding sequence ATGTGGGTAGTGGAGAAGATCCGTGTTTCAATGGAGAGCTCCGTCCCGCCCGTGTCGTCAACAGAACTCAGCTTCAAGATCAGCGACATCATATTTGGGGACAAAtcggacaaaaacaaaagaatttcctttttccctaaCGTCATCacccctgacaacatcccggaaTTCTGCATCCCGCCTACCATCCCGTCCCTGCAGGAGGTGAAAAATCCGGAGCAGGGCCGAGCTGCCCGCGCCGGCAAAGCGAGCCACTGCGAGGTGGAGGCGGCGCACTACGAGGCCCCCAAACCGCACATCATCCAGGTGGAGAGCGTGGACGAGGGCCCCTTTGACGGCTGCAGTGACGAGGAGACGACAAACGCCGATCCTCAAAGCCAAGCCGCTTTGTCCCTCCCCCACATGGCCAAAGCGCAGACCTGCTACGGCTTCTGCACCTTACTGGAGAGCCCGCACACCAGGAGGAAGGAGTCTCTCTTCCACTCCGACCCGGGTTCCTCTCCCCTTCTGCTACCCAGGAGCCGATCGGCCACCTGCTCCAAAGTCACCTCGAGCGCCTCACCCTCCCCTTCCTCCTTCAGCCTCAATACTCTGACCTCCCGTCTCTCGCCGAGAGGACACCATCTCAACTGGCAGGGGGCGGCCGACAGCGACACGACGTCTTCTACCGAGTCGTCCCCCTTCAGTTCGCCGCTTCTGACCAGATGCCCCGCCAAGTCGTCTATCTTCAAGACGCTGAGCCATGAACTGCTGCTCTCCAGGAACATCAGGAAGGCCATGGTGTCCAGGAATAACTCCCTGTCCACGGACGAAGGCAGCTCGACCGACAACAGTCCCAACGTGATGAGGAGGGCATCGGACGCTTTAGGCGAGGGCCTCCCCGGCTGCTACAGCCTGGCGCCCCCGAACATCTTCCCCGTGGATCTGACCCTGCATAAAGAGCGGGccatgaaagaaaaaatggtGCCCATCGGGAAGGAGGGCAGCCTGAGACTCTCGGCCGAGTACTGCCCGGACAACCAAAGACTGAGGGTCCGGCTGATCAGTGCCGAAGGCCTGTACCCTTTGTCCGTAGACTGCAAGATCATCAACTGCAGCGTCAGCATCTCGCTATCTCCGGGGAAAGTCCAGAAGCAGCGCAGCACAGTCATCCGAAAGAGCCGCAATCCCATCTTCAATGAAGATTTCTTTTTCGACGGCATCTCGGAGGAAGACCTCGCCGCTCGCTCCCTTCGCTTCAAAGTGGTCAACAAAATGTCCACTCTGAAAAGAGACTATATGCTGGGTAGCTGTGATCTCCCTCTTGGTAGCCTTGTCACTTTAAGCAATTAG